In Planctomycetia bacterium, the following are encoded in one genomic region:
- a CDS encoding MarR family winged helix-turn-helix transcriptional regulator produces MSRTSVQVRTIRLPNHASTERFAPGKDGRVQPNRKSPPTRDASNCLPTEEALWSDVLLALERAQKQVESLLTDVAEASDLALPEALTLIAAQSLSGVCQQRELGDRLGWSPGHLSGVVERLRARGLLTAERLPQDRRRQCWRLTDLGQNCVAEIWRGWRERLGEPPIEATKLDLSEFAERLTALESRCGELAGPRGIRLADNTGGRNS; encoded by the coding sequence ATGTCCCGCACATCCGTTCAAGTCCGAACAATCCGGCTGCCGAATCATGCTTCGACCGAACGATTCGCTCCCGGCAAGGATGGACGCGTGCAGCCGAACCGGAAGTCCCCGCCCACTCGCGATGCGTCAAATTGCCTCCCGACCGAGGAAGCCCTCTGGTCGGACGTCCTATTGGCGTTGGAGCGAGCCCAAAAGCAGGTCGAGAGCCTACTCACGGACGTGGCTGAGGCCAGCGACTTGGCGTTGCCCGAGGCCTTGACCCTGATCGCGGCCCAATCGCTTTCGGGCGTTTGCCAGCAACGAGAGCTTGGCGACCGGCTGGGTTGGTCGCCTGGCCATCTCAGCGGCGTCGTGGAGCGACTCCGGGCGCGTGGACTGCTGACGGCGGAGCGATTGCCTCAAGACCGCCGCCGGCAATGTTGGCGGCTCACCGATTTAGGGCAAAATTGTGTCGCGGAAATCTGGCGCGGATGGCGAGAGCGCCTGGGCGAGCCGCCGATCGAAGCAACTAAACTCGACTTATCCGAATTTGCGGAGCGCCTCACGGCTTTGGAATCGCGCTGCGGCGAGTTGGCGGGGCCGCGCGGCATTCGGCTGGCCGACAACACGGGAGGGCGCAACTCATGA
- a CDS encoding prenyltransferase/squalene oxidase repeat-containing protein has translation MTSRIITRRHWLRTLGALSAAGYFGFPRTGRAEPSVQDPQVISSVDKGLDWLASTQSRLGHWSAGGLYPTAMTALAGVAMLSEGSTATQGKYSSNIRLALDFLIGKSRDNGLIGDPTSDNRYTYGHGFSMLFLSQLLGEEEDQERRDELVDVLTRAAKFSGEAQTPSGGWGYVSSKDGDGFDEGSTTITQVQGLRGCRNAGIPVPNEVIDRAVQYIKNCMEPDGGVAYSSKNRGSSRPAISAAAIACLFNAGEYDNEFVPKLLAYCDKKLSNLQDRQFGHWHYAYYYYSQVMYRQGGDTWGKFRDRIYKKIVREQATDGSWTGDIGPVYITALNLTMLQLEKAFLPIYQR, from the coding sequence ATGACTTCACGAATCATCACGCGACGGCACTGGCTGCGTACGCTCGGCGCGCTTTCTGCGGCTGGCTATTTCGGCTTCCCTCGCACAGGGCGAGCGGAACCTTCCGTGCAGGATCCGCAGGTCATCTCCTCGGTTGACAAAGGTCTCGATTGGCTTGCATCCACGCAGTCGCGCTTGGGGCACTGGTCGGCCGGCGGACTCTATCCCACGGCGATGACGGCACTCGCCGGCGTGGCGATGTTGTCGGAAGGTTCGACCGCGACGCAGGGCAAGTACTCGTCGAATATTCGCCTGGCGCTCGATTTTCTGATCGGCAAGAGTCGCGACAACGGGTTGATCGGCGATCCCACGAGCGATAATCGCTACACCTACGGTCACGGCTTCTCGATGCTGTTCCTCTCGCAACTCTTGGGCGAGGAAGAGGATCAAGAACGCCGCGACGAGCTGGTCGACGTGCTGACCAGGGCCGCGAAGTTTTCCGGCGAAGCGCAAACGCCCTCCGGCGGCTGGGGCTATGTCAGTTCCAAAGACGGCGACGGCTTTGACGAAGGCTCGACGACCATCACGCAGGTACAAGGATTGCGCGGCTGCCGCAACGCGGGCATTCCCGTGCCCAACGAAGTCATCGACCGGGCGGTGCAATACATCAAGAACTGCATGGAGCCGGATGGGGGCGTGGCGTATAGCTCGAAGAATCGCGGGAGCTCGCGCCCGGCGATCAGCGCCGCGGCGATCGCTTGCCTGTTCAACGCGGGCGAGTACGACAACGAGTTCGTACCCAAGCTGCTGGCGTACTGCGACAAGAAACTCTCGAACTTGCAGGACCGGCAGTTCGGCCACTGGCACTACGCGTACTACTACTATTCACAGGTGATGTACCGCCAAGGAGGCGACACCTGGGGGAAGTTCCGGGATCGCATCTATAAGAAGATCGTCCGCGAGCAAGCGACAGACGGCTCCTGGACCGGCGACATCGGCCCGGTATACATCACGGCGTTGAACCTGACGATGCTGCAACTCGAAAAGGCGTTCTTGCCGATTTACCAGCGGTAG
- the acs gene encoding acetate--CoA ligase → MGGTQSGQVDTVMREDRVFAPPAEFAARARIGSLADYEKLWNEAAADIEAFWGGLAQELHWFRPFSKVLDWQEPFARWFVGGQTNVSYNCLDVHLGTPRQNKAAILWEGEPGDTRTLTYLQLHREVCKFANVLKHLGVAAGDVVSIYLPMTPELAIAMLACARIGAVHSVIFGGFSSTAIAERNNDAGAKVVITADGGWRRGAQLPLKSNVDEALEKSPTVKHCIVLRRLNNAVHMHEGRDHWWHELMDGASADCPATPLDSEHPLYILYTSGSTGKPKGIKHTTAGYNLYVKKTMEWVFDLRDEDVYWCTADCGWVTGHSYVVYGPLSCGATVLMYEGAPNWPDEGRFWEIIEKYRATIFYTAPTAIRAFIKWGDKWVDKYDLSSLRLLGTVGEGINPEAWMWYHRKIGRERCPIVDTWWQTETGGIMMSPLPGAIPTKPGSCTRPLPGILPAIVTDSGQPVPDGQGGMLVMTKPWPGMLRGIWGDDDRYRQQYWSKVPHHYLAGDNARRDADGYYWIMGRIDDVINVAGHRLSTIEVESALVSHPDVAEAAAIGRPDDLKGQAVAVFVTLKSGVPNEELKRELKAHVRKEIGALAVPDDVRFTKALPKTRSGKIMRRLLRDIASGKHQIGDTTTLEDFSVLASLQKDEE, encoded by the coding sequence ATGGGCGGGACACAGTCTGGACAGGTCGATACGGTGATGCGCGAAGATCGCGTGTTCGCTCCGCCGGCGGAGTTCGCGGCGCGGGCGCGGATTGGCTCGCTGGCGGACTATGAAAAACTCTGGAATGAAGCGGCCGCCGACATCGAAGCGTTTTGGGGCGGACTTGCCCAGGAACTGCATTGGTTTCGGCCGTTCAGCAAGGTGCTCGACTGGCAAGAGCCGTTCGCCCGCTGGTTCGTCGGCGGCCAGACGAACGTGTCGTACAACTGCCTCGACGTGCATCTCGGCACGCCGCGGCAGAATAAGGCCGCCATCCTCTGGGAAGGCGAACCGGGCGACACGCGGACGCTGACCTATTTGCAACTCCATCGCGAAGTCTGCAAATTCGCCAACGTGCTCAAGCACTTAGGCGTCGCGGCGGGCGACGTGGTGTCGATCTATCTGCCGATGACGCCGGAATTGGCGATTGCGATGCTGGCCTGCGCGCGGATTGGCGCGGTGCATTCGGTGATCTTCGGCGGTTTTTCCAGCACCGCCATCGCCGAGCGGAACAACGACGCCGGCGCGAAAGTGGTCATCACCGCCGACGGCGGCTGGCGCCGCGGCGCGCAGTTGCCGCTCAAGTCGAATGTCGACGAGGCGCTGGAAAAATCCCCGACGGTGAAGCATTGCATCGTGCTGCGGCGTTTGAACAACGCCGTTCACATGCACGAAGGACGCGACCATTGGTGGCACGAGTTGATGGACGGCGCGTCGGCCGATTGCCCGGCGACGCCCCTCGATAGCGAGCATCCGCTCTACATCCTCTACACCAGCGGATCGACCGGTAAGCCGAAGGGCATCAAACACACCACGGCCGGGTACAACCTCTACGTCAAGAAGACCATGGAATGGGTCTTCGACCTGCGCGACGAGGACGTCTACTGGTGTACGGCCGACTGCGGCTGGGTGACCGGACACAGCTACGTCGTCTACGGCCCACTCAGTTGCGGCGCCACGGTGCTGATGTACGAAGGCGCCCCGAATTGGCCGGACGAGGGCCGCTTCTGGGAGATCATCGAGAAGTATCGCGCCACCATCTTCTACACCGCGCCGACGGCGATTCGGGCGTTCATTAAATGGGGCGACAAGTGGGTCGACAAGTATGACCTCTCGTCGCTGCGCCTGCTCGGCACCGTGGGTGAAGGGATCAATCCCGAAGCGTGGATGTGGTATCACCGCAAGATCGGCCGGGAGCGCTGTCCCATTGTCGATACCTGGTGGCAGACGGAAACGGGCGGAATCATGATGTCGCCGTTGCCGGGGGCGATTCCGACGAAGCCTGGGAGCTGCACGCGGCCGCTGCCGGGAATTCTGCCGGCGATCGTCACGGACAGCGGCCAGCCGGTCCCCGACGGCCAGGGCGGGATGCTGGTGATGACCAAGCCCTGGCCCGGCATGTTGCGAGGCATCTGGGGCGACGACGATCGTTACCGGCAGCAATACTGGAGCAAGGTTCCCCATCACTATCTGGCCGGAGACAATGCCCGGCGCGACGCGGATGGGTATTATTGGATCATGGGGCGGATCGACGACGTGATTAACGTCGCCGGGCACCGGCTCAGCACGATCGAAGTGGAAAGCGCCCTGGTGAGCCACCCGGACGTCGCCGAGGCCGCAGCGATCGGCCGTCCGGACGATCTGAAAGGCCAGGCCGTGGCGGTGTTCGTGACGCTGAAATCCGGGGTGCCGAATGAGGAGTTGAAGCGGGAATTGAAGGCCCATGTGCGCAAAGAAATCGGCGCACTGGCGGTCCCGGATGATGTACGCTTTACGAAGGCCCTGCCGAAGACCCGGAGCGGAAAGATTATGCGCCGCCTGCTGCGGGACATCGCCAGCGGCAAGCACCAGATCGGCGATACCACGACGCTGGAGGATTTCAGCGTGCTGGCCAGCCTGCAGAAGGACGAGGAGTAG
- a CDS encoding chemotaxis response regulator protein-glutamate methylesterase — MSGRVIRVLVVDDSALMREMISDFIRETPGMELAGTARDGDEALRLLDKLHPDVVTLDVQMPRKNGLETLEEILKKHPLPVLMVSSLTQLGANTTLDALDRGAMDYIAKPDGVGPTTSAHLREELLRKIRAVAGTDVKKIIEIRRARAAKRQVAAAIAPPKLPLAAAAVPHADVELADKCIALGISTGGPPALTQLFETLRGPLPPLVIVQHMPAQFTKAFAWRLNAMSSLTIKEAATGDVLKPNCAYVAPGGSHLELKKLGREVRCHVTDGDTVSGHKPSVDVMMKCASAIYGDRCLGVIMTGMGRDGSDGCGAIRAAGGYVLGQDAESSDVYGMNKVAQLEGHVDRQFHLDQGATTIMTQVQKLWGRVAAAV, encoded by the coding sequence ATGTCCGGCCGCGTCATTCGTGTGCTAGTGGTGGACGATTCCGCGCTGATGCGCGAGATGATTTCGGACTTCATCCGCGAAACGCCCGGAATGGAACTGGCGGGCACTGCGCGCGATGGCGACGAGGCGCTCCGGTTGCTCGATAAGTTGCACCCGGATGTGGTGACGCTCGACGTCCAGATGCCGCGTAAGAACGGCTTGGAAACGCTGGAAGAGATTCTCAAGAAACATCCGTTGCCGGTGTTGATGGTCAGTTCGCTCACTCAATTGGGAGCGAACACGACGCTGGATGCGCTCGACCGCGGCGCAATGGATTACATTGCCAAGCCGGACGGCGTCGGGCCGACGACGAGTGCGCACTTGCGCGAGGAATTGTTGCGCAAGATCCGCGCCGTGGCTGGCACAGATGTGAAGAAGATCATCGAGATCCGCCGCGCACGCGCCGCCAAGCGTCAAGTGGCTGCGGCCATTGCTCCGCCTAAATTGCCGTTGGCGGCAGCGGCGGTCCCGCATGCGGACGTCGAGTTGGCGGATAAGTGCATCGCGCTCGGTATCTCGACCGGGGGACCGCCGGCGCTGACGCAATTGTTCGAGACGCTGCGGGGGCCATTGCCGCCGCTGGTGATCGTGCAACATATGCCGGCGCAGTTCACCAAAGCCTTCGCATGGCGATTGAACGCGATGTCGTCCCTCACGATCAAAGAGGCCGCGACGGGAGACGTATTGAAACCGAACTGCGCTTACGTGGCGCCGGGCGGTTCGCACCTGGAGTTAAAGAAACTCGGTCGCGAAGTCCGCTGTCACGTCACCGATGGCGACACCGTCAGTGGGCACAAGCCGAGCGTGGACGTGATGATGAAATGCGCTTCGGCGATTTACGGCGACCGCTGCCTGGGCGTGATCATGACCGGCATGGGCCGCGACGGTTCCGACGGCTGCGGGGCGATCCGCGCCGCGGGCGGCTATGTCCTCGGACAAGACGCCGAAAGCAGCGACGTCTACGGCATGAACAAAGTCGCCCAACTCGAAGGACACGTCGATCGCCAGTTTCATCTTGACCAGGGCGCGACGACGATCATGACGCAGGTGCAGAAGTTGTGGGGCCGTGTAGCCGCGGCAGTTTGA
- a CDS encoding FAD-dependent oxidoreductase: MAVDTPARIAILGAGPIGLETALYARFLGYDVDIYERGRVCEHIRRWSHVRMFSPFGLNASPLGIAALVAQEPTWRVPAADALLTGAEFLEQYLLPLASSDLIEDYLHLETEVLAIAKTEALKGELFQQEERGDEDFRLLVRDKSGAERYAEADVVIDATGVFGQPNSLGPGGLPALGERDGADQLERGLPDVQGADRVHFAEKHVAVIGEGFSAATNVIALTELAKRYRQTRVTWITRSSGHGEGPMRRIANDQLPERDRIAATANALANSDQVAWLPESVVRAVSRSNENGTWALQLAGSATQELVVDQVIANVGYRPDSAIYRELQVDECPATDGPARLSSMLTAQGATDCLSVTAGVPDSLLTSEPNFYVLGAKSYGRRSNFLLLNGIRQIRELFKIIGDRDSLDLYKTIGGVQL, encoded by the coding sequence ATGGCAGTCGATACTCCCGCCCGCATCGCCATTCTCGGCGCCGGTCCGATCGGACTCGAAACGGCCTTGTACGCGCGGTTTCTTGGCTACGACGTCGACATCTATGAGCGCGGGCGAGTTTGCGAACATATCCGCCGTTGGAGCCACGTGCGGATGTTCAGCCCGTTTGGCCTGAACGCCTCGCCGTTGGGGATCGCGGCCCTCGTGGCGCAAGAGCCAACCTGGCGAGTGCCTGCGGCCGACGCTTTGCTCACCGGAGCTGAGTTTTTGGAGCAATACCTGCTCCCCTTGGCGTCCAGCGACCTGATCGAAGATTACTTGCACCTGGAAACGGAAGTGCTAGCGATCGCCAAGACGGAAGCGCTCAAGGGCGAGCTCTTCCAGCAGGAGGAACGCGGCGACGAGGATTTTCGCTTGCTTGTGCGCGACAAGTCCGGCGCCGAGCGCTACGCCGAGGCCGACGTGGTAATCGACGCCACGGGCGTTTTCGGCCAGCCCAATTCCCTCGGCCCGGGAGGGCTGCCTGCTTTGGGCGAGCGCGATGGGGCGGATCAACTGGAACGCGGCCTGCCCGACGTGCAGGGAGCGGACCGAGTGCACTTTGCGGAAAAGCACGTGGCCGTGATTGGCGAAGGCTTCTCCGCGGCGACCAACGTGATCGCGCTGACGGAACTAGCCAAGCGCTATCGCCAGACTCGTGTCACTTGGATCACCCGCTCGTCCGGGCACGGCGAGGGACCCATGCGGCGTATTGCGAACGATCAACTACCGGAGCGCGACCGCATCGCCGCCACGGCAAATGCGCTCGCGAATTCAGACCAGGTCGCGTGGTTGCCGGAAAGCGTCGTCCGAGCCGTGAGTCGCTCCAACGAAAACGGTACGTGGGCGCTGCAACTCGCCGGCAGCGCGACGCAGGAATTGGTCGTCGATCAGGTCATCGCCAACGTCGGCTATCGGCCCGACAGCGCGATTTACCGAGAACTGCAAGTCGATGAGTGCCCGGCTACGGACGGCCCCGCGCGATTGTCCAGCATGTTGACGGCGCAAGGCGCTACGGATTGCCTCTCCGTTACCGCCGGCGTCCCGGACTCGCTGCTCACCTCGGAACCGAACTTCTACGTGCTCGGCGCCAAGAGCTATGGCCGAAGATCGAACTTCCTGCTCCTCAACGGCATTCGCCAGATCCGCGAGCTGTTCAAGATCATCGGCGACCGCGACTCGCTCGACCTCTACAAAACCATTGGCGGCGTGCAGTTGTGA
- the fabF gene encoding beta-ketoacyl-ACP synthase II: protein MRRVVITGMGCVTPLGTKIEELWQNLQRGASGVGYTTLFDASNFPTKISAEVRNWSIADVGEDPERWRYQGRHTHFAVGAAKQAVGDAGVLDQSIDPTRFGVYLGCGEGQQDFGRFTKMMLAAMEDGDQLDMVKFTQTGLREMHPISELEQEPNMPAGHLASLFDAQGPNSNCLTACAASSQAIGEASEIIRRGEADVMLSGGAHSMIHPFGVTGFNLLTALSTNNEHPTKASRPFDMHRDGFVLGEGASMVVLEEYERAKARGAKIYGELTGYGSTADAFRITDTHPEGRGAISCIKMALQDAKLNGEQIHYINAHGTSTAVNDRVESLAIKQAFGAQAYKIPVSSTKSMTGHLIAAAGATEAIICLLALRDQVLPPTTNYETPDPDCDLDYIPNEARQAKCQHALSNSFGFGGQNITLIVSKM from the coding sequence ATGCGTCGCGTCGTGATCACTGGCATGGGCTGCGTCACTCCTCTGGGGACCAAGATCGAGGAGCTGTGGCAGAATCTGCAGCGAGGCGCTTCCGGCGTCGGCTACACGACGTTGTTCGACGCCAGTAACTTTCCGACCAAGATCTCCGCCGAGGTCCGCAACTGGTCCATCGCGGATGTGGGAGAAGACCCGGAGCGCTGGCGCTATCAAGGTCGCCACACGCATTTCGCGGTCGGCGCCGCGAAGCAAGCGGTGGGGGACGCCGGCGTGCTGGACCAGTCGATCGATCCGACGCGGTTCGGCGTGTACCTCGGCTGCGGCGAAGGCCAGCAGGATTTCGGCCGCTTCACCAAGATGATGCTCGCCGCGATGGAAGACGGCGACCAGCTTGACATGGTCAAGTTCACGCAGACCGGCCTGCGCGAGATGCATCCCATCTCCGAACTGGAGCAAGAGCCGAACATGCCGGCCGGGCATCTGGCCTCGCTGTTCGACGCCCAGGGACCGAACTCGAATTGCCTCACGGCCTGCGCAGCAAGCAGCCAGGCGATCGGTGAGGCCAGCGAAATCATCCGCCGTGGCGAAGCCGACGTGATGCTCTCCGGCGGCGCGCACAGCATGATTCACCCGTTCGGCGTGACGGGCTTCAATTTACTCACGGCCCTCAGCACCAACAACGAACATCCCACGAAAGCGTCGCGCCCGTTCGATATGCATCGCGACGGCTTTGTGCTCGGCGAAGGGGCTTCGATGGTCGTGCTCGAAGAATACGAGCGCGCCAAAGCCCGCGGCGCGAAGATCTACGGCGAACTCACCGGCTACGGCTCCACGGCCGACGCCTTTCGCATCACGGATACGCATCCCGAAGGGCGTGGCGCGATCAGTTGCATCAAGATGGCCCTGCAGGACGCCAAGCTCAACGGCGAGCAGATTCACTACATCAACGCCCACGGCACTAGCACCGCGGTGAACGATCGCGTCGAATCGCTGGCTATCAAGCAAGCCTTCGGCGCCCAGGCGTACAAGATTCCGGTCTCCAGCACCAAGAGCATGACGGGCCATCTGATCGCAGCCGCCGGGGCAACCGAAGCGATCATCTGCCTGCTTGCCCTCCGTGACCAAGTCCTGCCGCCGACGACGAACTACGAGACTCCCGACCCCGACTGCGACCTCGACTACATCCCGAACGAGGCCCGACAGGCGAAGTGCCAACACGCCCTCTCCAACAGCTTCGGCTTCGGCGGCCAGAACATCACGCTGATTGTGTCGAAGATGTGA
- a CDS encoding 3-hydroxyacyl-ACP dehydratase FabZ family protein, with protein MRWIWIDRFTEFESGRRAVAIKNLSLAEEHLHDHFPGYPVMPGSLIIEGLAQTGGLLVGEARAFEEKVILAKIPKLTFHGPARPGETLTYTATIEYIQDDGAMVHVTSHVGDRLQAEGEIVFAHLNDAGRQRRSFEPKNFVFTLKLLGVFDVGRGADGNLLPYPPGLEALRRKAKDE; from the coding sequence ATGCGTTGGATCTGGATCGACCGCTTTACCGAGTTCGAGAGCGGGCGGCGCGCGGTGGCGATCAAGAATCTTTCCCTCGCCGAAGAGCACCTTCACGACCATTTCCCGGGCTACCCCGTGATGCCGGGGTCGCTGATCATCGAGGGGCTGGCCCAGACCGGCGGGCTGCTGGTCGGCGAGGCCCGGGCGTTTGAGGAAAAGGTCATCCTGGCCAAAATCCCCAAGTTGACTTTCCACGGCCCGGCGCGCCCCGGCGAGACGCTGACCTACACGGCCACGATCGAGTACATTCAAGACGACGGCGCGATGGTACACGTCACTAGTCACGTCGGCGATCGGCTGCAAGCGGAGGGTGAAATCGTCTTCGCCCATCTGAATGACGCTGGCCGTCAACGCCGCTCCTTCGAGCCGAAGAACTTCGTCTTCACGCTCAAACTCCTCGGCGTCTTCGACGTCGGCCGCGGCGCAGACGGCAACCTGTTGCCGTATCCCCCGGGGCTGGAGGCGTTGAGACGCAAGGCGAAAGATGAATGA
- a CDS encoding dienelactone hydrolase family protein: MFAPRVVWIALLLHCMAGNTAPAVEPLPGTAPLELEGDIASQLVDGVDRFLLRKIEEATPPGLQPRRAGPPRLRMRGPAPQPGNVMEAKRARLEHILGIRDDRLPFDAFELRVTTRDGSLIGKGTNYEIHAIRWPVLGVPGPDWFDEPLVYGEGLLLIPDQGRKPIADAVVIPDADETPEQVVGLVEGSPREQQIARGLAQLGMRVIVPTLISRHERQRRNRAKLSDREYLHRAAFELGRTLPGYEVQKVLACVDCFDHEASGKEKIAVIGYGEGGMIALYAAALDSRIELTVSGYIDDRRNIWKQPVDRNIFGLLPEFSDAGLLGMVAQGQRFVEVGGGPIVTLAGSGGAAAELRGTDRESALKVLDAAGIGRAPLVSLDAMRPKQDDPLPAIAGPLPDNDARQERQIAEIDRHNQWLLRESEHVRKEFMNQLDTSSLEKYEASVEPYRAIFANEVIGRFDDPLLPANPRSRKTYDKEKWTGYEVVLDVFPDVIAYGVLLVPKDLKEGERRPVVVCQHGLEGRPKHVIEGDEGAYHDFAAKLCERGFVVFAPQNLYIFEDRFRTLQRKANPLGKTLFSIMVPQHQQITDWLKTLPFVDGERIGFYGLSYGGKSAMRIPALVKNYCLSICSADFNEWVWKNASTRSEYSYVWSGEYEIFEWDLGSTFNYAEMAALIAPRPFMVERGHFDGVAPDEAVAYEYAKVRHLYAAKLGIGDRTEIEFFVGPHTINGQGTFDFLHRHLNWPKPGE, translated from the coding sequence ATGTTTGCTCCGCGTGTTGTATGGATTGCGCTATTGCTTCACTGCATGGCCGGGAATACTGCGCCGGCGGTGGAACCGTTGCCGGGAACGGCGCCGTTGGAACTGGAAGGAGACATCGCCTCGCAGTTGGTGGACGGCGTGGATCGGTTTCTGTTGCGGAAGATTGAGGAAGCAACTCCGCCCGGCTTGCAACCTCGTCGCGCAGGGCCACCGCGACTTCGGATGCGCGGCCCTGCTCCGCAACCGGGCAACGTCATGGAGGCGAAGCGCGCGCGACTTGAGCACATTCTGGGCATTCGTGATGACCGGCTGCCGTTTGACGCCTTTGAACTTCGCGTTACGACGCGCGACGGTTCGCTAATTGGTAAGGGGACCAATTATGAAATCCATGCGATCCGCTGGCCGGTACTGGGAGTGCCCGGCCCGGATTGGTTTGACGAGCCCCTCGTGTATGGCGAGGGCTTGCTGCTAATTCCCGATCAAGGCCGCAAGCCGATCGCGGACGCGGTCGTAATTCCTGACGCGGACGAAACGCCAGAGCAGGTTGTAGGCCTCGTCGAAGGTTCACCGCGCGAACAGCAGATTGCGCGCGGCTTGGCGCAGTTGGGGATGCGCGTCATCGTACCGACATTGATCAGTCGTCACGAACGCCAGCGCCGGAACCGCGCCAAGCTCAGCGATCGCGAATACCTGCACCGCGCGGCCTTTGAGCTGGGTCGCACACTGCCAGGATACGAAGTTCAAAAAGTGCTCGCGTGCGTCGATTGTTTCGATCACGAAGCAAGCGGCAAGGAGAAAATCGCTGTGATTGGTTACGGCGAGGGCGGGATGATCGCCTTGTACGCCGCGGCACTCGATTCGCGAATTGAACTTACTGTAAGTGGTTACATCGACGATCGCCGCAATATTTGGAAGCAACCAGTCGATCGCAATATTTTCGGTCTACTGCCGGAGTTTAGCGATGCCGGGCTGCTTGGTATGGTTGCGCAAGGCCAGAGATTCGTCGAAGTCGGCGGCGGCCCTATTGTCACGCTTGCCGGTTCGGGCGGAGCGGCGGCGGAATTGCGGGGAACGGACAGAGAATCTGCGCTAAAGGTTCTCGACGCCGCCGGAATTGGACGCGCTCCATTGGTAAGTCTTGATGCAATGCGGCCGAAGCAAGACGATCCACTTCCAGCGATTGCCGGCCCGTTGCCGGACAACGATGCGAGGCAAGAGCGCCAAATCGCCGAAATCGATCGGCACAACCAATGGCTCCTCCGCGAAAGCGAGCATGTGCGCAAGGAGTTTATGAACCAGCTCGACACTTCGTCGCTGGAAAAATACGAGGCGTCCGTCGAGCCGTATCGGGCGATCTTCGCGAACGAGGTGATTGGGCGATTCGATGACCCGTTGTTGCCGGCGAATCCGCGCTCCAGGAAAACTTACGACAAGGAGAAGTGGACGGGCTACGAAGTGGTGCTGGACGTGTTTCCGGATGTGATCGCGTATGGCGTGTTGCTGGTGCCAAAGGATTTGAAGGAAGGCGAACGGCGGCCCGTCGTGGTTTGTCAGCACGGATTGGAAGGCCGGCCGAAGCACGTCATCGAAGGGGACGAAGGGGCGTATCATGATTTCGCCGCCAAGCTCTGCGAGCGCGGGTTTGTCGTGTTCGCGCCGCAGAACTTATACATCTTTGAGGATCGTTTTCGCACCTTACAGCGGAAGGCGAATCCGCTCGGCAAGACGCTGTTCTCAATCATGGTTCCGCAGCATCAGCAGATCACCGATTGGCTCAAGACGCTGCCGTTCGTGGACGGCGAGCGGATCGGCTTCTACGGGCTCAGCTACGGCGGCAAGAGCGCGATGCGCATCCCCGCGCTCGTAAAGAATTACTGCCTGTCGATCTGCTCCGCCGACTTCAACGAATGGGTTTGGAAGAACGCCTCGACGCGCAGCGAATATAGCTACGTCTGGAGTGGCGAGTACGAGATCTTCGAATGGGACCTGGGCAGCACGTTCAACTATGCTGAGATGGCGGCACTGATCGCCCCGCGGCCGTTCATGGTGGAACGCGGTCACTTCGACGGCGTCGCGCCGGACGAAGCCGTGGCCTACGAGTACGCCAAGGTGCGGCATCTTTACGCTGCGAAACTCGGCATCGGCGACCGCACCGAAATCGAATTCTTCGTCGGCCCGCACACGATCAACGGCCAAGGCACGTTCGACTTCCTACACCGGCACCTGAACTGGCCGAAGCCGGGGGAGTAG